The Solanum lycopersicum chromosome 2, SLM_r2.1 DNA window TCTTTGGGACATccccatccctaaccctaagctggtgataccctgaacgaagatcaattttagagaagaaactagacccttggagctgatcgaacaaatcatcaattctggggagtggatacttattctttatagtgactttgttgagctgccgataatcgatacacattctaagggtcccatccttcttctttacaaacaacactggagcgccccaaggggatatgctcggttgaatgaaacccttatcagtgagatcttttaactgcagcttcaactccttgagttctgctggagccattctataaggaggaatcgagattggtttagtatcgggttctaaatcgataccaaagtcaatctctcgaaggggagggactccaggcaaatcttcaggaaacacatctaggaatTCATTTACCACAGgcactgagtctatggaaggaacgtCATGATCTAagtcattaacactcacaagatgacatagtaaccctttggccatcattttattggccttaagatttgaaatcaaggggTTAGGGCGAGTCggattgtacccctcccagactaactcttcttcattagggaaacgaaacctcaccactctactACGACAGTCCAAGCAAGCATAATGGCTGTGAAGCCaatccatgccaagaataatatcaaaatcatgcatgggtaactcaatcaaGTTTGCACACATAACCCTGCCACtcacaactattgggcaattcTGGTATACCCTATCAGCTttcacattttctcctaaaggcgtactaaccactataggatcatgcaggaCTTCAGGTAGTACTTTAAAAGTAAGGGCAAGTAGAGGAGTcacaaaggaaagcgtagaccctggatcaagtaaggcataaacagaagttgagaatatttgcagcatacctgtgaccacatcagcggacttctcctgctcctccctacCTTTCAAGGCATAAAATCTGTTCCTCTTGGGAGGCTCGGCTGCTGCTGCACCCTGTGGGgtaggcctaggctgagcattaccccCAGCCTGACCTCTGTTCTGGGGACAATCTCTgaccatgtgtccactcttaccacaaccaaagcaggcattagtgccctgcCTGCATTCCCCAAGGTGAGTTCGGCCGCACTTAGTACAAGCCTTCCTTGGGcgctgcatctcacctccattgcccctCTTGGGTTCGGGTCTGCCTCCTCTAGGTGTTGTATTTCTCTGAGGGTCAGAATTACCAGCACTCTGTTGCCCCTTCTTAAATTTGGGCTGCTCGCGGACGCCAAAATTATTTCTATGGCCTCCATGGCTGGGAcctgcctgatcttgaggcctaggcctcctaacatcacgtacacctctcctctttcggctgtcctctacctgctggacatgcatcattaatctagaaaggtccatattatcatggagcatcgcagccCGACAATCCTCCTCCAGGTCTCCattgattcctgtgaggaatCTGCTCATCTCCTCCCTGCTGGTAGAAACCAAGggagtagcatacctggataatttcAACAAAGTTAAGTACTCTCATCATTCTTGTTATCAAATACTAAGGGAAGTACATACCTTGATAActtcacaaacttcagggaatactccctgacagtCATGGATccttgcttgaggttgatgaactcctcaaccttggcctctttcatctctctagggaagaacctTTCCAAAAATGCTGTCTTGAACAGCTCCCAGGTGACTGGCACCTCTCCTAGGACACGGTTATCTCGCCACattttgcaccaagtctgtgcaacatctttgagctggtaggaagccaactcagccttctcaatatcagtggCCCCCATGGCCACCAGTATCTTATGCAACTCGTCTATAAATTCCTGAGGATCTTCTGAAGTCTTAGCCCCTGTGaaaattggaggattcatcctcgtgaagtctcgcaGTCTGTCAGCTATGCTGCGAACCGGTGGGTTTTCCCTTAGAACATCCTGCCGGttgacttgggcagtcatagcttgggcttgcattgtgatggcctgtgccatctgggctagagatgccctcacctccgcatcagtcaacccagctgggttaacaggcatagccactccttcagctggagcctggggtggattctGATTACCCCTAGCTGCAGCTGCTCCCGTCCTCCGACCCTTAGTCCTCCAagtattcattctctgaaaaacaacaagattgatgttagacacgttcataacaccaagaattcaaacattaggataagcacgataagatcagaaaaAGGGAAgtttttcctacgcatcatgcagtctctaatccaggatagtggtgcacttcactaccatgacttagaaactactcaatgtggttgatgtgaactcattattctaggaatttaacctagcgctctgataccaactttgtcacgaccggaatctagaccccagacgagaccggcgtcgttgacctctcagaggtcgcagacaagcctacttacgtcattcttactttacatagattaattttagcggaaaatttggaatttttgattctttaatcatacttgctgaacattcttaacatttcgtaatcgttcatcatcaaccatctaacctttaagagataagcaactgaaagaaataattcattaaatattaattgtatatcggccaaaatagcaccaatacaaagtctgaaccaaaacaggaaagaaacgctagtggaacatgccccactagctcaactctaaaactacgctagaatgtaaaacagtagcatcctcgaaggcataaggacctaccaaactccggatgaatgctgacgtccaGATAGCTGCAACAAAGAACTTGTAGCTCTACCGtacacctgtgcctgcacctaaaagtagatgtttgtatggaattagtacacacttgtactaagtatgggtatatgcaagcacacaccagggacatgcatgagaaagaatagctctttcctaacaacatgatttttggaagtcaagtcggTGGACTTGCTAAAATGAGATTAGGAAGGTTATGCCacgagagtgacatgcatcattatagtTATTGTatggcacacaacacataatatcttcatataacacataacatatagcacatagtttctttcatattgttcattcatataccatgagaccttactatcatagacttaaccttaagacttcccaaaatgagggctcaacatatgggacctcaactagggagccttcttcaGCAAACACAGAGcctgcttcattcattcgttcgtatttcatttcaattcattcataggccagtgcgaacaccagctatacctaggatgtagtttaagacttccattgggtttgctgtgcaatgatcaggaatgacctaatgtcattacctaaatctagctcacctcttgattatcctatcctaacaccttcggtatcattcatttctttatatgattcatttgaggctggcctcattcattcattgggaactttaactttaaccgacatagatcatgtgagcatcatgaaatccagtgtcttccccacaccgaaaagaggtggaatcaccggccaaagcgattcaataacatgctagcgtatatgggaatttaaccccgccagatccctatagtggcaatataggttcaaagactaggagatgtatggagacccatacccggcaagccggacagtctcatctcatgagagttacgtgaacctacgcccttcccgaaagaaggcatcaccgctcatagctagcctatcggtgctcagtataaagttccattacatccaactcatacatcatggaagttgtcttctagtatgagggcatcatagctcaatagatgatttctcatctcattattagtattaagtgttttaaactcaatatttttcattaaagtatttatagagactggtctcttcattatcttacacccTCATTGATGaatacgtattggtaacatttacttaggcttgtttgagattgctctctccatatacattagcctcacatcatgattgtcaccacattcttcatttcattacgtacatcttaggttcacttatttttttgaacgtatgttaaacttatgtgtctatacatacaagccatggggcttcgtttatagttcgttaagtgattcttattttcctaagattatgtattacaagacttatgtatcttgtatatataccaagatcttgattt harbors:
- the LOC104645687 gene encoding uncharacterized protein — translated: MNTWRTKGRRTGAAAARGNQNPPQAPAEGVAMPVNPAGLTDAEVRASLAQMAQAITMQAQAMTAQVNRQDVLRENPPVRSIADRLRDFTRMNPPIFTGAKTSEDPQEFIDELHKILVAMGATDIEKAELASYQLKDVAQTWCKMWRDNRVLGEVPVTWELFKTAFLERFFPREMKEAKVEEFINLKQGSMTVREYSLKFVKLSRYVLPLVFDNKNDEST